One Dromiciops gliroides isolate mDroGli1 chromosome 3, mDroGli1.pri, whole genome shotgun sequence DNA segment encodes these proteins:
- the UCP2 gene encoding mitochondrial uncoupling protein 2 → MVGFKPTDVPPTATVKFLGAGTAACIADLITFPLDTAKVRLQIQGESQGAVRASSATAQYRGVLGTILTMVKTEGPGSLYNGLVAGLQRQMSFASVRIGLYDSVKQFYTKGSEHAGIGSRLLAGCTTGALAVAVAQPTDVVKVRFQAQARAGGSRRYQGTLDAYKTIAREEGLRGLWKGTSPNVARNAIVNCAELVTYDLIKDALLKAHLMTDDLPCHFTSAFGAGFCTTIVASPVDVVKTRYMNSASGQYASAGHCALTMLRKEGPQAFYKGFMPSFLRLGSWNVVMFVTYEQLKRALMAARTSREAPF, encoded by the exons ATGGTTGGATTTAAGCCTACAGATGTGCCCCCAACAGCCACCGTCAAGTTCCTTGGGGCTGGCACTGCTGCCTGCATCGCTGACCTCATCACCTTCCCCCTGGACACAGCCAAAGTCCGGCTGCAG ATTCAAGGAGAGAGCCAGGGGGCCGTCCGAGCTTCCTCTGCCACTGCCCAGTATCGGGGTGTCTTGGGCACCATTCTGACCATGGTGAAGACTGAGGGCCCTGGCAGCCTGTACAATGGGCTGGTGGCTGGCTTGCAGCGCCAGATGAGTTTTGCCTCTGTCCGCATTGGCCTCTATGACTCTGTCAAGCAGTTCTACACCAAGGGATCTGAGC ATGCAGGCATTGGGAGTCGCCTCCTGGCTGGCTGTACCACAGGGGCACTGGCAGTGGCCGTAGCCCAACCCACAGATGTGGTGAAGGTACGTTTCCAGGCCCAGGCTCGTGCAGGTGGCAGCCGGAGATATCAGGGTACACTGGATGCCTATAAGACTATCGCCAGAGAAGAGGGGCTTCGGGGCCTATGGAAAG GAACTTCACCCAATGTTGCCCGCAATGCTATTGTCAACTGTGCTGAGCTGGTGACATACGATCTCATCAAAGATGCCCTCCTGAAGGCCCACCTCATGACTG atGACCTTCCATGCCACTTCACATCAGCCTTTGGGGCTGGCTTCTGCACCACCATCGTTGCCTCCCCTGTGGACGTGGTCAAGACGAGATACATGAACTCTGCCTCGGGCCAGTATGCCAGTGCTGGCCACTGCGCCCTCACCATGCTCCGGAAGGAGGGACCCCAAGCCTTCTACAAAGG GTTCATGCCTTCCTTCCTCCGCTTGGGCTCCTGGAATGTAGTGATGTTTGTCACCTACGAGCAACTGAAACGGGCCCTGATGGCCGCTCGCACTTCCCGGGAAGCTCCTTTCTGA